ACCAAAGACCAAGTACAAAAAGTGCATAATTCAGGTAAGACACCGGTAATCTACACTAGTAGAGAGGAAATTACCTTTGCCAGTATCACCGAGCGCTTAAACTTTGGGATCAGTGTTTCCTCTTTATTGATGGACATCGTACAAGAATTACCAAGAACGATTAGTTTCCTAATCAGTAAAGGCGGTATCACCTCTAACGATGTCTTAAGCCAGGGTCTTGGTCTGATTTCAGCCCGTTTATTGGGTCAAATTATTCCTGGTTGCTCCATAGTACAGACGCCTCCAGAACATTCCCGTTTTCCTAATTTACCAGTGGTTTTATTTCCTGGGAATGTGGGCGATCAAGATGGATTAGTTACCGTTTACCGTCGCTTGAATTAACATGAACTCTTCACCTACCCCTTTAGTCAATTTTTCATCACAACTACGTTTAAAGCGCGAGGAAAACAAACTCTTGTTATCGTTACCCCAAGTTGAACAAGAGGAAACTTCTCTCGATTGGGTTGAACTTTGTCAAGAGTTACAAAGCCGTCTGGAAATAACCGAAGGGACTTGGCAACCAGATACCCTCGTCTATCTCATGGCAGGAGAACATTTGGTAGACAGTAGACAATTACAAATGCTAGCAGCAATTCTAGATCAAGTCAAATTAAAATTAACTTGGGTTTGCACTAGTAGGCGTCAAACTGCGGTAGCTGCGGCTACAGCGGGTTACTCTATCGAACAACAATTATCTCGTGATTCTTTAACGAGTTCTGAACCTCCATCTACTCCGATTATGGCTGATCCTCTATACTTAGAAACAACCATCCGCTCAGGAGTTGAAATACGTCATCCTGGCAATGTAGTCATTGTTGGGGATCTCAATCCAGGGGGTAGTATAATCGCCCTAGGAGATATTATAATCTGGGGCAAATTGAAGGGTACAGCTCATGCAGGAGCCCAGGGAAACAGAAAATGCCGGATCATGGCCTTAAAAATGGAACCGACTCAACTCAGAATCGCTGATCTGGTAGCTCGAGCTCCCGATAGTTCTCCCGCTCAATTAGAGCCGGAAGTAGCCTATATTACTAAACAAGGAATTTGCATTGCTAAAGCGGTTAAGTTCGCTAAAACCCATACTTTTTCCCTAGAGGCAAAGGGTTGGATGGATTCTGAAACAAACACTATTAATAACTCAAAAGCGAAATGACTCGAATCATCGTTATTACTTCCGGAAAAGGAGGTGTGGGTAAAACCACTATCTCTGCTAACTTAGGTATGACCATAGCAAGCCTTGGACGAAAAGTTATTCTTGTTGACGCTGATTTTGGCTTGAGAAATTTAGACTTAATTTTAGGATTAGAAAATCGGATTGTTTATACTGCGGTAGAAGTGATTGAGGGAGAATGTCGTCTGGAGCAAGCTTTAGTTAAAGATAAGCGTCAAGGTAACCTATTTTTACTACCGGCGGCGCAAAATCGCACCAAAGACGCAGTCAATCCACAACAAATGAAAGAGTTGATCGGTAAGTTGACTAACTTGGCTGACTATATCATAGTCGATTGTCCCGCAGGTATTGAAAACGGCTTTCAAAACGCGATCGCCGGGGCTAAAGAAGCGCTTATAGTCACTACCCCTGAAGTTGCTTCCGTTAGAGACGCCGATCGCGTCATTGGGTTGTTAGAAGCTCATGGAATTAGACGGATCCAATTAATCATCAACCGGATTAAACCGGAAATGGTTCAGGTTAATGAAATGATGTCTCCAGAAGATATTTTGGAAATTTTGGCTATTCCTCTGATCGGTTTAATTCCCGATGACCAAAGAGTTATTGTTTCTAGTAATCGAGGTGAACCCCTGATCTTATCTGAAAAACTTTCTATACCGGCGATCGCTTTTAATAACATCGCTCGACGTCTAGAAGGAGAAAAAGTACCCTTTCTAGATCTAATGGCTATGCACGATAATATTCTTAATCGTCTGCGCCGTTTTTTCAAAGGATAATTACTCTCTATGAATGTCATTACAGAAGTTATCGACAAGTTCTTTCCAGGTAAAATGCCCGTCAACAGTCGCTCAGAAGCTAAACGCCGTTTAAAATTAGTTATCGCCCATGATCGCGCTGATTTAAATCCAGAAATTATTGAGTCTTTGCGTCAAGAAATTATCGCCGTGGTGGCTCGTTACGTAGAAATTGATCTAGAAGAAATGGAATTTTCCTTAGAAAATGATCAACGTATGACTTATTTGACGGCTAATTTACCCATCCGACGGGTTAAAATTCCACCTAATTTAGCTAATATCGAGTAAAGTCAGAATATCCTGACATTATTCTTAATTGAACTGACAAAAATAGGAGATAATAACTTGTTAGACGAATCCAAATCCCTTAGTAAACTACCGACAATATTGCTAAGTATTTTATCGGGTCCTTTTTTAGTAACGATTGTCACAGTAGAGAGCTTAACAAATTCTTTAATAGAAGCCGGTAAAGCCTCAGAGGAACTGTTCAGAGGGGAGCGCTTACCCATTCTAGACCCGGAAGCAAAAAATTCAAATACGAGCAGTGGTAATTAGACTCATAAACCTTGTGTTTAGATTATATTATAAAAGAAAACTATGAG
This genomic window from Gloeocapsa sp. PCC 73106 contains:
- the minE gene encoding cell division topological specificity factor MinE produces the protein MNVITEVIDKFFPGKMPVNSRSEAKRRLKLVIAHDRADLNPEIIESLRQEIIAVVARYVEIDLEEMEFSLENDQRMTYLTANLPIRRVKIPPNLANIE
- the minC gene encoding septum site-determining protein MinC produces the protein MNSSPTPLVNFSSQLRLKREENKLLLSLPQVEQEETSLDWVELCQELQSRLEITEGTWQPDTLVYLMAGEHLVDSRQLQMLAAILDQVKLKLTWVCTSRRQTAVAAATAGYSIEQQLSRDSLTSSEPPSTPIMADPLYLETTIRSGVEIRHPGNVVIVGDLNPGGSIIALGDIIIWGKLKGTAHAGAQGNRKCRIMALKMEPTQLRIADLVARAPDSSPAQLEPEVAYITKQGICIAKAVKFAKTHTFSLEAKGWMDSETNTINNSKAK
- the minD gene encoding septum site-determining protein MinD, with the protein product MTRIIVITSGKGGVGKTTISANLGMTIASLGRKVILVDADFGLRNLDLILGLENRIVYTAVEVIEGECRLEQALVKDKRQGNLFLLPAAQNRTKDAVNPQQMKELIGKLTNLADYIIVDCPAGIENGFQNAIAGAKEALIVTTPEVASVRDADRVIGLLEAHGIRRIQLIINRIKPEMVQVNEMMSPEDILEILAIPLIGLIPDDQRVIVSSNRGEPLILSEKLSIPAIAFNNIARRLEGEKVPFLDLMAMHDNILNRLRRFFKG